The genomic region ACGTAACAAGCCGATAATATATCGTACACCAACATTGTGCCTCTTTCCGTAGTAATTATCAGCCAACTGTCATTCATATGAAATTTCTACAAGTGGAATTATTAGAGTGTTTTAGATGTTAgaatagtataaataaataaaagaGTACCATTGAATTAACTTTGGAGtgatatttaattttcctTATAATCACATTCCCTTTGACGTCCAGTACGTAGATGTTATCGTCAGTACAGGCCAGTGCAGTCAAAAAATTCTAAACAATGTgtgtttaataataatatcttACTCCGACTGCTGAATTGTACGCTCCTACACCCTTGGGTAGCTCTGGGTCATATTCCAACTCCAATTTTACCTTTATTACATCCCATACACGTACCATTCTATCCTATACCAAAATGACCTCATATCAATCCATAAATAACTACtaaaagtatataactgttggtataaaaaatactgttttggaatttgaaattgataTGATTTTGGAGTTCCCAACCAGTGAAATGTTGATAACTTGTGATGAATGTGCTGGTAAAGATTCGTTTTCATTTCCTCTTGTAAACTCAGAATCATAATTACAGctctaaaaattatttcaagACTGtttaataactatataaagTAGTAAAACATACTTGTAGAGTGAAAAGATGAATTTGCCCATTTTGATAACCCACAATTGCGTAATTGCCGCACTTGGTTAGGCAGACAGATGTTGCAATTGAGTTCATTTCAGGGACTTTAATCACCTTCTCTGTCAGGATCTTCTTAAATCCACTCCAAACATGCACCTGGTGTGAGTTTTGGTGACATGTTACTATGTTGGGCCAGTCGTAATGTCTTTGGTAGCACGAGGATATCCCAGTTATCTTCTTCAGCTTTACTTTGGAAGATTTTGTTGAAAAGGTCACACATTGATGCTGCTGAATTGTTGAAATCTTCCCCAAACTCCCAGAACCTTCATTACTAGTACACACCAGCAAGTCATgttcttcttcatctgatcattcataatatatataaatgaaatatattagataaaaatatGGATAAAGAAATACCATAGGGGGTTAAGATGTTTATTGTTCCAATAAAACCTTTTCTACTCCTCAATTCTCTCAAAAATGTCTTATCAGAGTCCATGGTCCAGGTTATCATTGAATTTTCAcctaaaattttttaatctaGATTCAAAGTTACCCAAAGATATAAGGCATTTATCAGCTTCTATATGCATTAGGCTGATAATTGAAGTACTATGAGCCGATTCTATGCATGAAATTAGGGTAAACTTGAGTAGATCAAAGACCACCAAATCCCCACTTGTTGTTCCAACCACCAGGAGTTCCGGCCTTGTTAGAGAATCGGATTTTGAACTGATTCCAAGATAATCGAGCACGAAACTCATAGATTTTGGCTGTTTTTGCTTCTTTGTCAGGCTAAATCCTCCCAGAAATTCATCTTTATTAACATCAAATATTGACACATATCCACTATTATACCCTATTGCCACTACTCCTGAACTAGTATTACACGATTGTGCCATCACTGCTACTCCCTCTAAATCAGAGCTATTACTTTTAACATCGTCCActttgttattattaatacactGGTGTTTactaaatttgtataatgTTTTCCCTGATTTAAGGTTCAGTAAGATTAGGGAAGAGTCAGAAAATCCCACCAAaactttattattcatCCCTAAAAGTGGCAAAACAGCTGTAATCTCTGAGTTACTATCCATTGTAATAACCTTTTCAAGGCTCCACTTAGGGACTGAATTATCATCATCAGAAGCTGCCTTCGTGTATGTAATTAGCTCTGATGCTGTGTATGTTACCAGCTGACTCTGGTGGTGAAAAATAGCAATTATCTCAGAGTTATGTTCATGTGTTATTTCTCTGTATTCATATTTATGGAAAACGTACACTGAATTGTCCTTTAATActaaatatacattttcaTACTCAGATGCGATAGATTTAATGTTAGATTTTAATGGCAGTGATATAAAAACCACTCTTAGGGACAGGGAATCGTATACTACAAACTGGCTAAGAGCAGAGACTATTATGAAAGAGGAGGTTCCGAGATGATTCAGGCAGAAGGAGTTTCCGTCACAGATTAATCCTATCTGTCCTCCGGGTTTGAAAATTGATGACCT from Theileria annulata chromosome 1, complete sequence, *** SEQUENCING IN PROGRESS *** harbors:
- a CDS encoding t-cell activation-related wd repeat protein, putative, translated to MFNVNDSVERRSSIFKPGGQIGLICDGNSFCLNHLGTSSFIIVSALSQFVVYDSLSLRVVFISLPLKSNIKSIASEYENVYLVLKDNSVEITHEHNSEIIAIFHHQSQLVTYTASELITYTKAASDDDNSVPKWSLEKVITMDSNSEITAVLPLLGMNNKVLVGFSDSSLILLNLKSGKTLYKFSKHQCINNNKVDDVKSNSSDLEGVAVMAQSCNTSSGVVAIGYNSGYVSIFDVNKDEFLGGFSLTKKQKQPKSMSFVLDYLGISSKSDSLTRPELLVVGTTSGDLVVFDLLKFTLISCIESAHSTSIISLMHIEADKCLISLGENSMITWTMDSDKTFLRELRSRKGFIGTINILTPYDEEEHDLLVCTSNEGSGSLGKISTIQQHQCVTFSTKSSKVKLKKITGISSCYQRHYDWPNIVTCHQNSHQVHVWSGFKKILTEKVIKVPEMNSIATSVCLTKCGNYAIVGYQNGQIHLFTLQSCNYDSEFTRGNENESLPAHSSQVINISLVGNSKIISISNSKTDRMVRVWDVIKVKLELEYDPELPKGVGAYNSAVGNFLTALACTDDNIYVLDVKGNVIIRKIKYHSKVNSMKFHMNDSWLIITTERGTMLVYDILSACYVDYVEFLGNILDFHMDSSGSFMLVSNERAPGVVLQYANKHAFELFPKSILYKDIPKQPIPVDIPPSKIDSDQMVESEDENKTEEIEFKSTRSQLEAGLITLSGLTSSKLQTMLFLDEIKERSKPKEPPKTNDNLPFFLPTTYKDGQLVFVEPEPEEIETPKPRESLLKSTDSQTQFELLLYSNHEDKFERMMEYLLAQTPAMVHISLGLFSESKMDETLCEMLRFFQYQVKSKRNADALQVFLHLFLKFHAERLSNLKNPEAKKIMCELKTDLKGDYKLLQESFDKISCYIKFLTHLQLD